In Streptomyces sp. SN-593, a single genomic region encodes these proteins:
- a CDS encoding methyltransferase domain-containing protein, translated as MAGTGPDGRQQGRRGQRYAAAAGSLRARMVSRIVAGGGLTDPAWRAAFEEVPRDLFVLDDEGGYEDGYDDGYEDEPAGGGGGDGGGYAGFDGWSGRRLAAAYEDRPIATRVVGGELVSSSSQPSLMALMCQALDVHGGERVLEIGAGTGYNAALLAHRLGPGTVTTIDLEPEITAAARAHLDAYGTEAARSVAVVTGDGALGHPPRAPYDRIMATCELPGVPAAWLEQCVPGGLALLPLAAGLVALTVHGPGRAEGRFLPTPAYFVPLRGASGAPAGTPEHGLAVSVFGRASAADRTRYGLTVDGPDQWIWRDRPDGPHTWPIAGT; from the coding sequence ATGGCCGGAACAGGGCCCGACGGGCGGCAGCAGGGACGCCGCGGGCAGCGGTACGCCGCCGCCGCGGGGTCGCTGCGGGCCCGGATGGTCTCCCGCATCGTGGCCGGCGGCGGCTTGACCGACCCCGCCTGGCGGGCGGCCTTCGAAGAGGTCCCGCGCGACCTGTTCGTGCTGGACGACGAGGGCGGCTACGAGGACGGGTACGACGACGGCTACGAGGACGAGCCCGCGGGCGGTGGAGGCGGGGACGGGGGCGGGTACGCGGGGTTCGACGGCTGGTCGGGCCGGCGGCTCGCGGCGGCCTACGAGGACCGGCCGATCGCCACCCGCGTGGTCGGCGGCGAGCTTGTCTCCTCCAGCAGCCAGCCCTCGCTCATGGCGCTGATGTGCCAGGCGCTGGACGTCCACGGCGGGGAACGGGTGCTGGAGATCGGTGCGGGCACCGGCTACAACGCGGCGCTCCTGGCCCACCGGCTCGGCCCGGGCACGGTGACCACGATCGACCTGGAGCCGGAGATCACGGCCGCGGCCCGCGCCCACCTGGACGCCTACGGCACCGAGGCGGCCCGCTCGGTCGCCGTGGTCACCGGCGACGGCGCGCTGGGGCATCCGCCCCGCGCCCCGTACGACCGGATCATGGCCACCTGCGAGCTGCCGGGGGTGCCCGCGGCCTGGCTGGAGCAGTGCGTGCCCGGCGGCCTGGCGCTGCTGCCGCTGGCCGCCGGCCTGGTGGCCCTGACCGTGCACGGGCCCGGCCGGGCGGAGGGACGGTTCCTGCCCACGCCCGCGTACTTCGTCCCGCTGCGCGGAGCCTCCGGCGCACCGGCCGGCACCCCCGAACACGGCCTCGCCGTGAGCGTGTTCGGCCGGGCGTCCGCCGCCGACCGCACCCGCTACGGCCTCACCGTCGACGGCCCGGACCAGTGGATCTGGCGCGACCGTCCCGACGGCCCGCACACCTGGCCGATCGCCGGGACGTGA
- a CDS encoding PP2C family protein-serine/threonine phosphatase has product MRPLPESAPSAPTARPTICPDCSEPQGPEDRYCGRCGRDLSAPVPGPGPADPGPGPDGPAAAEPRAAGRDGADGGADSGAAEAGTDLAPAPEPAGTGSFLLAPPQTASASSGSSPAASSASSSSDDTLPLGFSAHRSDPRGDDAGSGGAAGGSGTGSGGGSGSGGSGAGAPAAAGPVCVACGVGGVDDDGYCEHCGHAQPRQRDHQEKELEGVAAVSDRGLRHHRNEDAFALGTVALPDGGAAVAAVVCDGVSTAYRPDDASAAAAATGSEALFAALERGASPDDAMREALLTAFDAVSALAEEEPPEPVHRNAPACTCVSAVITGPVFTVGWIGDSRAYWVPDDRGRPAARLTEDDSWAARMVSAGLMSEAEAYADARAHAITGWLGADAVEVDPHVAAFQPEGPGVVVVCTDGLWNYAESAAEMAEAVPADARTRPLASARSLLGLALDGGGHDNVTVAVLPFPADVARAVSPSA; this is encoded by the coding sequence ATGCGACCACTGCCCGAGTCGGCGCCCTCGGCGCCCACGGCCCGCCCCACGATCTGCCCCGACTGCTCGGAACCCCAGGGTCCCGAGGACCGGTACTGCGGGCGCTGCGGGCGCGACCTGAGCGCGCCCGTCCCCGGGCCGGGGCCCGCTGACCCGGGCCCGGGCCCGGACGGCCCGGCCGCCGCGGAGCCACGGGCCGCGGGGCGGGACGGTGCGGACGGCGGTGCGGACAGCGGCGCCGCCGAGGCCGGGACCGACCTCGCCCCGGCCCCGGAACCGGCCGGCACCGGCTCCTTCCTGCTCGCTCCCCCGCAGACCGCCTCCGCTTCCTCCGGTTCCTCCCCTGCCGCCTCTTCCGCCTCGTCCTCCTCCGACGACACGCTTCCGCTCGGCTTCTCCGCGCACCGGTCCGACCCGCGCGGGGACGACGCCGGCAGCGGCGGTGCGGCCGGCGGCAGCGGGACCGGGAGCGGCGGCGGCAGCGGCAGCGGCGGGAGCGGGGCCGGCGCCCCGGCCGCGGCCGGCCCGGTGTGCGTGGCGTGCGGCGTCGGCGGGGTCGACGACGACGGCTACTGCGAGCACTGCGGGCACGCCCAGCCCCGGCAGCGCGACCACCAGGAGAAGGAGCTGGAGGGCGTGGCCGCGGTGAGCGACCGCGGGCTGCGGCACCACCGCAACGAGGACGCGTTCGCGCTGGGCACCGTCGCCCTGCCCGACGGCGGCGCCGCCGTGGCGGCCGTGGTGTGCGACGGCGTGTCCACCGCCTACCGTCCCGACGACGCCTCCGCGGCGGCGGCCGCGACCGGCAGCGAGGCGCTCTTCGCCGCCCTGGAACGCGGCGCCTCCCCCGACGACGCGATGCGCGAGGCGCTGCTGACCGCGTTCGACGCGGTGAGCGCGCTCGCCGAGGAGGAGCCCCCGGAGCCGGTCCACCGCAACGCCCCGGCGTGCACCTGCGTGAGCGCGGTCATCACCGGCCCGGTCTTCACCGTCGGCTGGATCGGCGACAGCCGCGCGTACTGGGTGCCGGACGACCGCGGCCGCCCGGCCGCCCGCCTCACCGAGGACGACTCGTGGGCCGCGCGGATGGTCTCGGCCGGGCTGATGTCGGAGGCCGAGGCGTACGCCGACGCGCGCGCCCACGCGATCACCGGCTGGCTCGGCGCGGACGCGGTCGAGGTGGACCCGCACGTGGCGGCCTTCCAGCCGGAGGGCCCGGGCGTGGTCGTGGTGTGCACCGACGGGTTGTGGAACTACGCCGAGTCGGCCGCGGAGATGGCCGAGGCGGTGCCGGCCGACGCCCGGACCAGGCCGCTGGCGAGCGCGCGTTCGCTGCTCGGCCTGGCGCTCGACGGCGGCGGACACGACAACGTGACGGTCGCGGTGCTGCCGTTCCCGGCAGACGTCGCACGGGCAGTATCCCCCTCCGCCTAG
- a CDS encoding N-acetylglucosamine kinase → MGVTSEPLVPGGVLAVDAGNSKTDVALVAADGRVLGGARAGGFQPPVVGIGPAVAVVADAVERAAAAAGLPAAGDRGGRPLVEHTSACLANADLPVEERQLQEALHARGWARDTQVANDTFAILRAGVDRPRGVAVVCGAGINCVGLLPDGRTARFPAIGKISGDWGGGSGLAEEALYLAARAEDGRGGPTALATTLPAHFGLRTMYELIEALHLERIPHERRYELTPVLFATADAGDALAGSVVDRQAEEVVALATVALRRLDLLDDEVDVVLGGGVMAAGNPRLLDGVTAGLASAAPKARAHVVTAPPVLGAALLGLDHTGAPPSAHATLRTYYP, encoded by the coding sequence GTGGGCGTGACTTCCGAGCCGCTCGTCCCCGGCGGCGTCCTCGCCGTCGACGCGGGCAACAGCAAGACCGACGTGGCCCTGGTCGCCGCCGACGGACGGGTGCTGGGCGGCGCCCGGGCCGGCGGCTTCCAGCCGCCGGTCGTCGGGATCGGCCCGGCCGTGGCGGTCGTGGCCGACGCGGTCGAGCGGGCGGCCGCGGCCGCCGGGCTGCCCGCGGCGGGCGACCGCGGCGGCCGGCCGCTGGTCGAGCACACCTCGGCGTGCCTGGCCAACGCCGACCTGCCGGTCGAGGAGCGGCAGTTGCAGGAGGCGCTGCACGCCCGCGGCTGGGCGCGCGACACGCAGGTCGCCAACGACACGTTCGCGATCCTGCGGGCCGGCGTGGACCGGCCGCGCGGGGTCGCCGTGGTGTGCGGCGCCGGGATCAACTGCGTCGGGCTGCTGCCGGACGGGCGCACCGCGCGCTTCCCGGCGATCGGCAAGATCTCCGGGGACTGGGGCGGCGGCTCCGGGCTGGCCGAGGAGGCGCTGTACCTCGCGGCGCGCGCCGAGGACGGCCGGGGCGGACCGACCGCGCTGGCCACGACGCTGCCCGCGCACTTCGGGCTGCGCACGATGTACGAGCTGATCGAGGCGCTGCACCTGGAGCGCATCCCGCACGAGCGGCGGTACGAACTGACACCGGTGCTCTTCGCGACCGCCGACGCGGGCGACGCGCTCGCCGGCTCCGTGGTCGACCGGCAGGCCGAGGAGGTGGTCGCGCTGGCCACGGTGGCCCTGCGGCGCCTCGACCTGCTCGACGACGAGGTGGACGTGGTGCTCGGCGGCGGCGTCATGGCGGCCGGCAACCCCCGGCTGCTGGACGGCGTCACCGCGGGGCTCGCCTCGGCCGCGCCCAAGGCCCGGGCGCACGTCGTCACCGCGCCCCCGGTGCTCGGGGCGGCCCTGCTCGGGCTCGACCACACCGGCGCGCCGCCGTCCGCCCACGCGACCCTGCGCACGTACTACCCGTAG
- a CDS encoding glutamate ABC transporter substrate-binding protein: protein MAAACALTVTAALSPLGVGPLAGVPAAVRASTSVPSAGTPIAHGQYAAATDAGTCAAPEASLSPSSGSTDGAAVERIRKRGRLIVGVDQNSYLWGFRDPETGAIAGFDIEIVKAVAQDILGSSAKVQYLTVPTNKRVPDIQEHKVDMVVRTMSITCDRLQKVAFSIPYFEAGQQLLVPKDSAITGYDDSLKGRTVCTASSSTGQAKLEQDAHGARVKAVDNQLDCLVLLQLGQVDAVFTDNALAAGQAAQDPTVHVVGSPVTKEPYGVAMNLDDKDLVRRVNQVLTAYEAGGANSAWMHSYEKWLAKDLPGVTGPPEPTYQ from the coding sequence ATGGCGGCGGCCTGCGCGCTGACCGTCACGGCGGCGCTGAGCCCGTTGGGCGTGGGGCCGCTGGCCGGCGTCCCGGCTGCGGTGCGGGCCTCGACCTCGGTGCCCTCCGCCGGCACGCCGATCGCGCACGGGCAGTACGCCGCCGCGACCGACGCGGGCACCTGCGCGGCGCCGGAGGCCAGCCTGTCGCCGTCGTCGGGCAGCACCGACGGCGCGGCCGTGGAGCGGATCAGGAAGCGCGGCCGGCTGATCGTCGGGGTGGACCAGAACAGCTACCTGTGGGGCTTCCGCGACCCGGAGACCGGCGCCATCGCGGGCTTCGACATCGAGATCGTGAAGGCCGTCGCGCAGGACATCCTCGGCAGTTCGGCGAAGGTGCAGTACCTCACGGTGCCCACGAACAAGCGGGTGCCGGACATACAGGAGCACAAGGTGGACATGGTGGTGCGCACCATGTCGATCACCTGCGACCGGCTCCAGAAGGTGGCGTTCTCCATCCCCTACTTCGAGGCCGGCCAGCAGCTTCTGGTGCCCAAGGACTCGGCGATCACCGGGTACGACGACAGCCTCAAGGGCAGGACGGTGTGCACCGCGTCGAGTTCGACCGGGCAGGCCAAGCTGGAGCAGGACGCGCACGGCGCCCGCGTGAAGGCCGTCGACAACCAGCTCGACTGCCTGGTGCTGCTGCAACTGGGCCAGGTCGACGCGGTGTTCACCGACAACGCGCTCGCCGCCGGCCAGGCCGCGCAGGACCCGACGGTGCACGTGGTCGGATCACCGGTCACCAAGGAGCCGTACGGTGTGGCCATGAACCTGGACGACAAGGACCTCGTGCGCCGGGTCAACCAGGTGCTGACGGCCTACGAGGCCGGCGGCGCGAACAGCGCGTGGATGCACTCCTACGAGAAGTGGCTCGCCAAGGACCTGCCGGGTGTCACCGGACCGCCGGAGCCGACGTACCAGTAG
- a CDS encoding globin gives MNEIRRGELQQQTFYELVGGEETFRRLVHRFYQGVAEDPELRAMYPEEDLGPAEERLTLFLMQYWGGPRTYSDNRGHPRLRMRHMPFAVDRAAHDAWLRHMRVAVDSLELPAEQERQLWDYLVYAAASMVNTPG, from the coding sequence GTGAATGAGATCCGGCGCGGCGAGTTGCAGCAGCAGACGTTCTACGAACTCGTCGGCGGCGAGGAGACCTTCCGCCGCCTCGTACACCGCTTCTACCAGGGCGTCGCCGAGGACCCCGAGCTGCGCGCGATGTACCCGGAGGAGGACCTCGGCCCGGCCGAGGAGCGCCTGACGCTGTTCCTGATGCAGTACTGGGGCGGCCCGCGCACCTACAGCGACAACCGCGGCCACCCCCGGCTGCGGATGCGGCACATGCCCTTCGCGGTGGACCGCGCCGCCCACGACGCCTGGCTGCGCCACATGCGGGTGGCCGTCGACTCCCTGGAGCTGCCCGCCGAGCAGGAGCGCCAGCTCTGGGACTACCTGGTCTACGCCGCCGCCTCGATGGTGAACACCCCGGGCTGA
- a CDS encoding FHA domain-containing protein codes for MPICANGHQSSATDWCEVCGLLMASPAAGSRPASSASSSSASPVSAPPSSPSPPGFGEGPAGGSERCPNCGTPREGAALFCEECRYNFRTHAATVVPPQPVPPEYPPYQRQESQVSRPSQVNRPAESVPDGSVTVTSGSGDFVLDPPSRPARPGAYEPGSAGPGAYEPGSAGSGASAPEFAGSGASAPGSAGPGASAPGSAGPGGSATATGQPPQSAAAGSSAGWVAVIAADRAYFTAMMARSGPDAGKLYFPVFSPEVEVPLTGHQVTIGRRRHSTGEAPDIDLSRSPEDPGVSHHHAVLVQQPDGSWSVVDQDSTNGTTVNLAEESIRPYLPVPLAEGDRVHVGAWTTITLRRM; via the coding sequence ATGCCGATCTGTGCCAACGGCCACCAGAGCAGCGCCACCGACTGGTGCGAGGTCTGCGGCCTGCTGATGGCGTCGCCGGCCGCGGGGTCGCGGCCGGCGTCCTCCGCGTCGTCGTCCTCGGCCTCGCCGGTCTCGGCCCCGCCGTCCTCGCCCTCGCCGCCCGGGTTCGGCGAGGGCCCGGCGGGCGGCTCCGAGCGCTGCCCGAACTGCGGGACGCCGCGGGAGGGCGCCGCGCTGTTCTGCGAGGAGTGCCGCTACAACTTCCGCACCCACGCGGCGACCGTGGTGCCGCCGCAGCCCGTCCCGCCCGAGTACCCGCCCTACCAGCGGCAGGAGTCGCAGGTCTCGCGGCCGTCCCAGGTCAACCGGCCGGCGGAGTCGGTGCCGGACGGCTCGGTCACCGTCACCTCCGGCTCGGGGGACTTCGTGCTCGACCCGCCGTCCAGGCCGGCGCGGCCGGGGGCGTACGAGCCGGGGTCCGCAGGGCCGGGGGCGTACGAGCCGGGGTCCGCAGGGTCGGGGGCATCCGCGCCGGAGTTCGCGGGGTCGGGGGCATCCGCGCCGGGGTCCGCGGGGCCGGGGGCATCCGCGCCGGGGTCCGCGGGGCCGGGCGGCTCGGCCACCGCCACCGGGCAGCCGCCGCAGTCCGCCGCGGCGGGCAGCAGCGCCGGCTGGGTGGCGGTGATCGCCGCGGACCGGGCGTACTTCACCGCGATGATGGCCCGCAGCGGGCCCGACGCCGGGAAGCTGTACTTCCCCGTGTTCTCCCCGGAGGTGGAGGTCCCGCTCACCGGGCACCAGGTCACGATCGGACGCCGCCGGCACAGCACCGGCGAGGCGCCGGACATCGACCTGTCCCGCTCCCCGGAGGACCCGGGGGTGTCGCACCACCACGCGGTGCTGGTGCAGCAGCCGGACGGTTCGTGGTCGGTGGTCGACCAGGACTCCACGAACGGGACCACGGTGAACCTCGCCGAGGAGTCCATCCGGCCCTACCTGCCCGTCCCCCTGGCCGAGGGGGACCGGGTGCACGTCGGCGCGTGGACCACGATCACGCTGCGGCGGATGTGA
- a CDS encoding serine/threonine-protein kinase, giving the protein MGGGDLYCDTCGLAPSPAPAPAAAPSGAAGSGTGAGAAGAGGPGTGGAAPVPGARSGADSGQSSTGASSASSSRSSRSSQASRRSVSGRLSQSLAGGSTGGSVSVRSTRGSSSGPTRGKLGAGLVPVPTVPRPDPAAAVLENPEVPERKRFCSKGDCGAPVGRSREGRPGRTEGYCTKCGHPYSFTPKLRPGDVVRGQYDVAGCLAHGGLGWIYLARDRAVADRWVVLKGLLDTGDEDALAAAVSERRFLAEIEHPNIVRIYNFVEHLDQRTGTLDGYIVMAYVGGKSLKEIANERRTPEGRREPLPVAQAIAFAIEALDALGHLHSRNLLYCDFKVDNAIQTEDRLELIDMGAVRRMDDTESAIYGTVGYQAPEVAEVGPSVASDLYTVARTLAVLTFDFQGYTNVFVDSLPDPDKIEVFRRYESFYRLLVRATDPDPHKRFASAEEMADQLLGVLREVVALESGTPRPALSTLFGPELRVVDTQLVRPLTGDTSQLGAVRPPDAPRRSRADRGARAQTAPAVPPPGGGWGPGRPIVSRLDTTAAVLALPVPHVDAGDPNAGFLAGIAAAAPGEAVAALASAPVDSVEKRLRELRALLELDDLPGAQEVLRGLEESGEDWRVVWHRGLVGLCAADHATAALSFDAVYDAFPGEPAPKLALGVCAEVLGQLDNAAEYYRLVWTTDHAYVSAAFGLARVLLRSGDRVGAVRALESVPESSIHYTAARVAAIRARLRDRAPQEPLLPDLHAAARQVEDLQRQGLDHDRREQLATEVYGSALDWVLAGRNGAGGARDAPVLGAELDERGLRFGLERSYRVLARLARQGGTRIELVERANRFRPRTWV; this is encoded by the coding sequence ATGGGCGGCGGCGACCTGTACTGCGACACGTGCGGGCTGGCGCCGTCGCCGGCCCCCGCGCCGGCGGCTGCCCCGTCCGGTGCCGCGGGCTCCGGTACGGGCGCGGGCGCGGCAGGTGCGGGCGGCCCTGGTACGGGGGGTGCGGCGCCGGTTCCCGGCGCCCGCTCCGGCGCGGACTCCGGCCAGTCCTCCACCGGCGCGTCCTCCGCTTCCTCCTCCCGCTCCTCGCGCTCCTCCCAGGCGTCGCGCCGCTCGGTCTCCGGGCGGCTGTCGCAGTCACTGGCCGGCGGCTCCACCGGCGGCTCGGTGTCGGTGCGCAGCACCCGCGGTTCGAGCAGCGGCCCGACCCGCGGCAAGCTGGGCGCCGGGCTGGTGCCCGTACCGACGGTGCCGCGGCCCGATCCGGCCGCCGCGGTGCTGGAGAACCCGGAGGTGCCCGAGCGCAAGCGGTTCTGCAGCAAGGGCGACTGCGGGGCGCCGGTGGGCCGCAGCCGCGAGGGGCGCCCCGGCCGTACCGAGGGCTACTGCACCAAGTGCGGGCACCCGTACTCCTTCACGCCCAAGCTGCGCCCGGGGGACGTGGTGCGCGGGCAGTACGACGTGGCGGGCTGCCTCGCGCACGGCGGGCTCGGCTGGATCTACCTGGCCAGGGACCGCGCGGTGGCCGACCGCTGGGTCGTGCTGAAGGGCCTGCTCGACACCGGCGACGAGGACGCGCTGGCCGCCGCGGTCTCCGAGCGGCGCTTCCTCGCCGAGATCGAGCACCCCAACATCGTCCGGATCTACAACTTCGTCGAGCACCTCGACCAGCGCACCGGCACCCTCGACGGCTACATCGTGATGGCGTACGTCGGCGGCAAGTCGCTCAAGGAGATCGCCAACGAGCGCCGCACGCCCGAGGGCCGGCGCGAGCCGCTGCCGGTCGCCCAGGCGATCGCGTTCGCCATCGAGGCCCTGGACGCGCTCGGCCACCTGCACAGCCGCAACCTGCTGTACTGCGACTTCAAGGTGGACAACGCGATCCAGACCGAGGACCGGCTCGAACTCATCGACATGGGCGCGGTGCGCCGGATGGACGACACCGAGTCGGCGATCTACGGCACGGTCGGCTACCAGGCGCCCGAGGTCGCGGAGGTCGGCCCGTCGGTCGCCTCCGACCTGTACACCGTCGCCCGCACCCTGGCGGTGCTGACCTTCGACTTCCAGGGCTACACCAACGTCTTCGTGGACAGCCTGCCCGACCCGGACAAGATCGAGGTCTTCCGGCGCTACGAGTCGTTCTACCGGCTGCTGGTGCGTGCCACCGACCCGGACCCGCACAAGCGGTTCGCCTCGGCCGAGGAGATGGCCGACCAGTTGCTGGGGGTGCTGCGGGAGGTCGTCGCCCTGGAGTCGGGCACGCCGCGGCCGGCCCTGTCCACCCTCTTCGGTCCCGAACTGCGCGTGGTGGACACGCAGTTGGTGCGGCCGCTGACCGGGGACACCTCGCAGCTCGGCGCGGTGCGCCCGCCGGACGCGCCGCGGCGCTCCCGCGCGGACCGCGGTGCCCGGGCGCAGACCGCGCCCGCCGTACCGCCGCCGGGCGGCGGCTGGGGCCCCGGCCGGCCGATCGTCTCCCGGCTCGACACGACCGCGGCCGTCCTGGCGCTGCCGGTCCCGCACGTCGACGCCGGCGACCCCAACGCCGGCTTCCTGGCCGGTATCGCGGCCGCGGCGCCCGGCGAGGCGGTGGCCGCGCTGGCGTCCGCGCCGGTCGACTCGGTGGAGAAGCGGCTGCGCGAGCTGCGGGCCCTGCTGGAGCTGGACGACCTGCCGGGCGCCCAGGAGGTGCTGCGCGGTCTGGAGGAGTCCGGCGAGGACTGGCGGGTGGTCTGGCACCGCGGCCTGGTCGGGCTGTGCGCCGCCGACCACGCGACGGCGGCGCTCAGCTTCGACGCGGTCTACGACGCCTTCCCCGGCGAGCCCGCGCCGAAGCTGGCGCTGGGCGTCTGCGCGGAGGTGCTCGGGCAGCTCGACAACGCCGCCGAGTACTACCGCCTGGTGTGGACCACCGACCACGCCTACGTGAGCGCGGCCTTCGGGCTGGCCCGGGTGCTGCTGAGGTCCGGCGACCGGGTCGGCGCGGTGCGCGCCCTGGAGTCGGTGCCGGAGTCGTCCATCCACTACACCGCCGCCCGGGTCGCCGCGATACGCGCCCGGCTGCGCGACCGCGCGCCGCAGGAGCCGCTGCTGCCGGACCTGCACGCCGCGGCCCGCCAGGTCGAGGACCTGCAACGGCAGGGCCTGGACCACGACCGCCGCGAGCAGCTCGCCACGGAGGTGTACGGCAGCGCGCTGGACTGGGTGCTGGCCGGCCGCAACGGTGCGGGCGGGGCCCGGGACGCGCCGGTGCTCGGCGCCGAACTGGACGAGCGCGGACTGCGGTTCGGCCTTGAGCGGTCCTACCGGGTGCTCGCCCGGCTGGCCCGCCAGGGCGGTACGAGGATCGAACTGGTGGAGCGGGCCAACCGCTTCCGCCCCAGGACCTGGGTGTGA
- a CDS encoding vWA domain-containing protein translates to MPSLSKSNVPQFSVDVYQNEYLPEGGREVNAIVTVTSTGGGTSGGLPLPGGSASAGVVIMVDCSGSMEYPPTKMRNARDATAVAIDALRDGVAFAVVAGTHQAREVYPANGGLAVADATTRAQAKQALRKLTAGGGTAIGTWLRLADRLLDGSGVGIRHGILLTDGRNEHEKPEDLASALDSCAGRFTCDARGVGTDWEVKEVTGIASALLGSADIVADPAGLAADFQAMMHSAMGKEVADVGLRVWTPQNAEIAFVKQVAPTVEDLTGRRTQSGPRSGDYPTGSWGDESRDYHICVKVPPVVVGQEMLAARISLVFPQAAGTPEVPAQGLVRALGTDDMAASTRISPQVAHYTGQAELAQAIQQGLEARKSGDLDAATAKLGRAVQLASVSGNEGTAKLLAKVVDVVDAANGTVRLKPKVADADEMTLETRSTVTVRVKK, encoded by the coding sequence ATGCCCAGTCTTTCGAAGTCGAACGTGCCGCAGTTCTCCGTCGACGTGTACCAGAACGAGTACCTGCCCGAGGGCGGCCGCGAGGTCAACGCGATCGTCACGGTGACCTCGACCGGCGGCGGCACCTCCGGCGGCCTGCCCCTGCCGGGCGGCTCCGCGTCGGCCGGGGTGGTCATCATGGTCGACTGCTCGGGGTCGATGGAGTACCCGCCGACGAAGATGCGCAACGCGCGGGACGCGACCGCGGTCGCCATCGACGCGCTGCGCGACGGGGTGGCGTTCGCGGTGGTGGCCGGCACCCACCAGGCCCGCGAGGTCTACCCGGCCAACGGCGGTCTGGCGGTGGCCGACGCGACCACCCGCGCGCAGGCCAAGCAGGCGCTGCGCAAGCTCACCGCGGGCGGCGGCACCGCGATCGGCACCTGGCTGCGGCTCGCCGACCGGCTGCTGGACGGCTCCGGCGTCGGCATACGGCACGGCATCCTGCTCACCGACGGCCGCAACGAGCACGAGAAGCCGGAGGACCTGGCGAGCGCGCTGGACTCCTGCGCGGGCCGGTTCACCTGCGACGCGCGCGGGGTCGGCACCGACTGGGAGGTCAAGGAGGTCACCGGGATCGCCTCGGCGCTGCTCGGCTCGGCGGACATCGTCGCCGACCCGGCCGGCCTGGCCGCCGACTTCCAGGCGATGATGCACAGCGCGATGGGCAAGGAGGTCGCGGACGTCGGCCTGCGGGTGTGGACCCCGCAGAACGCCGAGATCGCGTTCGTGAAGCAGGTCGCGCCCACCGTCGAGGACCTGACCGGGCGGCGCACGCAGTCCGGTCCGCGCAGCGGGGACTACCCGACCGGGTCATGGGGCGACGAGTCGCGCGACTACCACATCTGTGTGAAGGTGCCACCGGTCGTCGTCGGCCAGGAGATGCTGGCCGCCCGGATCTCGCTGGTGTTCCCGCAGGCCGCCGGCACCCCGGAGGTGCCGGCGCAGGGACTGGTGCGGGCGCTGGGCACCGACGACATGGCCGCCTCGACCCGGATCAGCCCGCAGGTCGCCCACTACACCGGGCAGGCCGAACTGGCGCAGGCGATCCAGCAGGGTCTGGAGGCCCGCAAGTCCGGTGACCTGGACGCGGCCACCGCCAAGCTGGGCCGGGCGGTGCAGCTCGCCAGCGTCTCCGGCAACGAGGGCACCGCGAAGCTGCTGGCCAAGGTGGTGGACGTGGTGGACGCGGCGAACGGTACTGTGCGGTTGAAGCCCAAGGTCGCCGACGCCGACGAGATGACCCTGGAAACGCGGTCGACGGTGACCGTGCGAGTGAAGAAGTAG